Below is a genomic region from Glaciihabitans sp. INWT7.
ACGGTACCTTCGAGACCAGCATCGGCGGGCAATTCAGCCCCGCAGGCCATCGAGGGGGCACCATGGGCATCGTCAACGAGCCGCACCACGACGGTTCTCCCCTGTATGTCTCCGATTCCGCACCCCAGCTCGGCGACCACGTGCGCGTGCGCATCCGCATCCCCGAAGAATTCGGGCCAGTCATCGCCGTGCATACCCGCTCCAATCCCGACCACGAGCCGCGCTTCGCCGTCGCGTCGCCCGTCGCGGATGTCGACGGGTGGGAGTGGTGGGAGGCCGAGATCGAGATCGAGAACCCGGTGCACGGCTATCGCTGGCTGCTCTCCCTGGCGGATGGTGGTTCGGCCTGGGTGAATGCCACCGGTGTCCACACGATCGAGACCCTCGATTCGGAGGACTTCCGGCTGGTGACCTATCCGGCTGCGCCCGAGTGGGCCTCGTCGACGGTGATGTACCAGATCTTCCCCGACCGATTCGCCCGGTCTGCGGCGGCATCCACTCGCGCACTGCCCGACTGGGCCGAACCGGCGGAGTGGACGGATGACGTGGTCTACGTCGGCGCGGACACCCCTCGCCAGTTCTACGGCGGCGATCTCGCGGGCATCGCCGAGCATCTCGACCATCTGGTGGCTCTCGGGGTCAATCTCATCTACCTGACTCCCGTGTTCCCGGCGCAGTCCAACCACCGTTACGACGCGCTGTCCTTCGCCGAGGTGGATCCTTTGCTCGGCGGAGACGAGGCGCTCGTCGCCCTCATCGAAGCGGCGCATGGGCGCGGACTGAGGGTGATCGGGGACCTCACCTCCAACCACAGCGGGGACGCCCACGAGTGGTTCCGGGCCTCCCACCTCACTCCCGGGGCCGCGGAGAGCGAGTTCTACTACTGGCTCGACGAGCAGCAGGAGCGCTACGTATCGTGGCTCGGAGTTCCGAGCCTCCCCAAGTTCAACTGGAACTCGGCCGAACTGCGCCGTCGCTTCATCGACGGCCCCGAGTCTGTCGTCGCGAAGTGGCTCGGCGAACCGTACAACCTCGACGGCTGGCGCATCGACGTCTCCAACATGACCGGACGCTATCTCGACCAGGACCTCAACCAGGAGGTGCGCCGCACGATCCGACGCACGATGGTCGCCACGAAGACGGACACGATCCTGCTCGGGGAGTCGACCAACGACGCAGCGAGCGACTTTCCCGGGGACGCCTGGCACGGGGCGATGACGTACGCCAACTTCACCCGGCCGGTGTGGGGCTGGCTCTCCGAGCCCGGGAGCCTCGCGCCCGGCGGCATCGGCATGGCGCTCGGCACGATCCCCAGCTACAGCGGGATCGAAGTGCATGCGGCGCACATCCGCTTCACCGCAGCGTTCCCGTGGCGCGTGAGGCTCCATAACATGAACGCTCTCGACACCCACGACACCCCGCGATTCCTCACCCACGCGCGCCCGGGCACCGTGCCTGTCG
It encodes:
- a CDS encoding glycoside hydrolase family 13 protein — protein: MGIVNEPHHDGSPLYVSDSAPQLGDHVRVRIRIPEEFGPVIAVHTRSNPDHEPRFAVASPVADVDGWEWWEAEIEIENPVHGYRWLLSLADGGSAWVNATGVHTIETLDSEDFRLVTYPAAPEWASSTVMYQIFPDRFARSAAASTRALPDWAEPAEWTDDVVYVGADTPRQFYGGDLAGIAEHLDHLVALGVNLIYLTPVFPAQSNHRYDALSFAEVDPLLGGDEALVALIEAAHGRGLRVIGDLTSNHSGDAHEWFRASHLTPGAAESEFYYWLDEQQERYVSWLGVPSLPKFNWNSAELRRRFIDGPESVVAKWLGEPYNLDGWRIDVSNMTGRYLDQDLNQEVRRTIRRTMVATKTDTILLGESTNDAASDFPGDAWHGAMTYANFTRPVWGWLSEPGSLAPGGIGMALGTIPSYSGIEVHAAHIRFTAAFPWRVRLHNMNALDTHDTPRFLTHARPGTVPVAFGLSVTLPGIPVVFAGDEFGLTGTDGEHSRTPMPWGTEAAAADTISLYSRLIHLRTSHPALNGGGIRWMHAGSEVLVFVRESAEESVLVVAARDGFDVTLPAHAVAGLPVTLFGRIGAVHTAEGLRLSGSGPAFGAFELPGITLPDFFEPGVILALE